A section of the bacterium genome encodes:
- a CDS encoding ABC transporter substrate-binding protein encodes MTHARLVCLLLTTVLTVTAAVPGIGAQVRGGTLNLVIESDPPSLDPHKTPSADLTHQLIYGTLVTVDRNTGEFIPSLADSWSLGENGRVITFKLHPGVKFQDGAPLTSQAVQATIERLVNPATAAPGASWIGPIERVETPDELTARLVFKQPYAPIFSSLRIAFLAMLSPAAMAKLGKDYGQNPVGTGPFKFRQWIPGDRIVLDRNPDYAWPPGFYKNRGAPYVDGAVVRIIPDESTRVIAFERGDLDVLPATPAREASRLMRSGKYQVFRTPIDGGLYLGLNVTKPILSDVRVRQALGWAVNRDEVVNYALEKLAVPMDSPLAPTIWGYAQGLKNAYHYDPERARRLLAEAGWKPGSDGILQKDGRPFTFTVWTYPLETNVRVAIVLQTQLKKVGIRMNIEQIETATLLARTPKGEHDAILIRYGWPDADILYYFFHSSRMASTNRVHFSNPEVDRLLDEGRVTVDPEKRRQTYRQLQEILLQQAPWIPLASPYTITLAHPWVHDLYVDKYGNLLTNDLYIRK; translated from the coding sequence ATGACCCATGCCCGCCTCGTCTGCCTGCTCCTCACGACCGTCTTGACGGTGACCGCGGCGGTGCCCGGCATCGGTGCGCAGGTCCGCGGCGGGACGCTCAACCTCGTGATCGAGTCCGATCCGCCCTCCCTCGATCCGCATAAGACGCCGTCGGCGGATCTCACCCACCAGCTGATCTACGGCACGCTCGTCACGGTCGACAGGAACACGGGCGAGTTCATCCCCTCCCTGGCCGACTCGTGGTCCCTCGGGGAAAACGGCCGGGTGATTACGTTCAAGCTGCATCCCGGGGTGAAGTTCCAGGACGGCGCCCCCTTGACATCCCAGGCGGTGCAGGCAACGATCGAGCGGCTGGTAAATCCCGCGACGGCGGCGCCGGGGGCGAGCTGGATCGGGCCGATCGAACGGGTCGAGACCCCGGATGAGCTCACCGCGCGGCTCGTGTTCAAGCAGCCCTACGCCCCCATCTTTTCCTCGCTCCGCATCGCGTTCCTGGCCATGCTCTCCCCCGCAGCCATGGCGAAGCTGGGGAAGGACTACGGGCAGAATCCGGTCGGGACCGGCCCGTTCAAGTTCCGGCAGTGGATTCCGGGGGACCGGATCGTGCTGGACCGTAACCCCGACTACGCGTGGCCCCCGGGGTTCTACAAGAATCGCGGCGCGCCCTACGTCGATGGGGCTGTGGTGCGGATTATCCCCGATGAGTCGACGCGCGTGATCGCCTTCGAGCGCGGCGACCTCGACGTCCTGCCGGCCACCCCGGCGCGCGAAGCGAGCCGGCTGATGCGGAGCGGCAAGTACCAGGTGTTCCGGACGCCGATCGACGGCGGCCTGTACCTCGGCCTGAATGTCACCAAGCCGATCCTGAGCGACGTGCGCGTCCGCCAGGCGCTCGGGTGGGCGGTCAATCGGGACGAGGTCGTCAACTACGCACTGGAGAAGCTCGCGGTCCCGATGGACAGCCCACTCGCACCGACGATCTGGGGGTACGCGCAGGGCCTGAAGAACGCCTATCACTACGATCCCGAGCGGGCGCGGCGGCTGCTGGCGGAGGCGGGATGGAAACCCGGCTCTGACGGCATCCTCCAGAAGGACGGCCGGCCGTTTACGTTCACGGTCTGGACATACCCGCTCGAGACCAACGTGCGCGTGGCGATCGTCCTGCAGACCCAGCTCAAGAAAGTCGGGATCAGGATGAACATCGAGCAGATCGAGACCGCCACGCTCCTCGCGCGCACGCCGAAGGGCGAGCACGACGCAATCCTGATCAGGTACGGCTGGCCGGACGCCGATATTCTCTACTATTTCTTCCACAGCAGCCGGATGGCAAGCACAAACCGCGTGCACTTCTCCAACCCGGAGGTCGACCGCCTTCTCGACGAGGGCCGCGTCACCGTGGATCCCGAGAAGCGCCGTCAAACGTACCGGCAGCTCCAGGAGATACTGCTCCAGCAAGCGCCCTGGATTCCCCTGGCGAGCCCGTACACGATCACGCTCGCGCACCCGTGGGTCCACGATCTCTACGTAGACAAGTACGGCAACCTGCTTACAAACGACCTGTACATCCGCAAGTAG
- the nikB gene encoding nickel ABC transporter permease, translated as MQRYIAQRLLQLAPVLLSVSILVFLMIHLVPGDPVQVMLQDYGSSEQAATLRHALGLDRPLVVQYGSFVWRVLHADLGRSIRTGRPVASEIGLRLPYTLRLTAASMAVAIALGLALGTVAAMRHRGLLDYAAMVAALAGISLPSFWFGLVLILIFSYHLRWFPPAGADSAASLILPAITLGASAASIIARLSRSSLLEVLRHEFIRTARAKGLGELRILYRHGLRNALIPVLSIVGLQFAGLLGGAVIIESVFGWPGLGRLAVDAIFNRDIPTIQGIVLVAAAIFVAVNLCVDLLYALVDPRIRFQ; from the coding sequence GTGCAGCGCTACATCGCCCAGCGGCTCCTGCAACTCGCGCCGGTCCTGCTGAGTGTCTCGATCCTCGTCTTCCTGATGATCCATCTGGTGCCGGGCGATCCGGTCCAGGTGATGCTTCAGGATTACGGCTCCTCAGAGCAGGCGGCCACGCTGCGGCATGCGCTTGGACTCGACAGGCCGCTCGTGGTTCAGTACGGGTCATTCGTGTGGCGCGTGTTGCACGCGGACCTCGGGCGATCGATCCGGACCGGCCGGCCGGTCGCATCCGAGATCGGCCTTCGCCTCCCCTACACCCTCAGGCTCACGGCGGCCAGCATGGCGGTCGCGATCGCCCTTGGCCTCGCGCTGGGCACGGTCGCGGCGATGCGGCATCGAGGCCTCCTCGACTACGCGGCGATGGTCGCCGCGCTGGCGGGGATTTCTCTCCCGAGTTTCTGGTTCGGGCTGGTGCTGATCCTGATCTTCTCGTACCATCTGCGCTGGTTTCCCCCAGCGGGTGCCGACAGCGCCGCGAGCCTGATCCTCCCGGCCATCACGCTCGGCGCGTCTGCGGCCTCGATCATCGCTCGTCTGAGCCGGAGTAGCCTGCTGGAGGTGCTCCGGCACGAGTTTATCCGGACGGCGCGGGCCAAAGGGTTGGGGGAATTGCGGATCTTGTACCGACACGGGCTCCGGAACGCGCTCATCCCGGTGCTGTCGATCGTCGGGCTGCAGTTCGCCGGGCTCCTGGGCGGGGCCGTCATCATCGAATCGGTCTTCGGGTGGCCCGGGCTCGGCCGGCTGGCCGTCGACGCAATTTTCAACCGGGATATCCCGACGATCCAGGGAATTGTCCTGGTCGCCGCCGCCATCTTCGTGGCGGTGAACCTCTGCGTAGACCTCCTCTATGCTCTCGTCGACCCGCGGATCCGCTTCCAGTGA
- a CDS encoding ABC transporter permease, whose protein sequence is MHVTSDPAAAGAPPWRSRTLSHWTIGYRRLTRHHGAIAGAALIAGLLLGALLAPHLAGYDPAEPHFDLRLRPPSTAFPLGTDSFGRDILSRLLFGGRTSLVVGVISVILSFLLGVPSGIIAGYYGGRIDTAIMRAIDVWLAFPGLLLAIGIVAVLGPGLPNVMLAIGISGVPGVCRLVRGSVLPIKQEVYVEVARAVGGRDAHIIRMHILPNVLAPIVVLLTLRLGTAILTGVGLSFLGLGVQPPTAEWGAMVAEGRAYLQQAWWVSTIPGTAIFLSVMGFNVLGDGLRDALDPRLH, encoded by the coding sequence ATGCACGTCACGTCTGACCCCGCTGCTGCAGGCGCCCCTCCCTGGCGGTCCAGGACGCTCTCGCACTGGACCATCGGCTACCGGCGGCTCACCCGGCACCACGGCGCCATTGCGGGAGCGGCCCTCATCGCCGGGTTGCTGCTGGGTGCGCTGCTCGCCCCTCATCTTGCCGGCTATGACCCGGCGGAGCCGCACTTCGACCTTCGGCTTCGGCCTCCGTCTACCGCCTTTCCGCTGGGCACGGATTCTTTCGGTCGCGACATCCTGAGCCGCCTGCTCTTCGGCGGCCGCACCTCGCTCGTGGTGGGGGTCATCTCGGTGATCCTGTCGTTTCTCCTGGGGGTGCCGTCCGGCATCATCGCCGGGTACTATGGGGGCCGGATCGACACCGCGATCATGCGGGCCATCGACGTGTGGCTCGCTTTCCCTGGGCTGCTGCTGGCTATCGGGATCGTCGCCGTGCTCGGACCGGGCCTCCCGAACGTCATGCTCGCGATCGGCATCTCCGGCGTACCCGGCGTCTGCCGCCTCGTCCGCGGATCGGTGCTCCCCATCAAGCAGGAGGTCTACGTCGAGGTCGCCCGCGCCGTGGGGGGACGTGACGCGCACATCATCCGAATGCACATCCTCCCCAATGTGCTTGCGCCCATCGTGGTTCTGCTGACGCTCCGTCTGGGAACGGCGATCCTCACTGGGGTCGGGCTCAGCTTCCTAGGGTTAGGCGTGCAGCCTCCCACCGCCGAGTGGGGCGCGATGGTGGCTGAGGGTCGGGCATACTTACAGCAGGCGTGGTGGGTGTCTACGATTCCGGGGACCGCAATCTTCCTCAGCGTGATGGGATTCAACGTGTTGGGCGATGGGCTGCGGGACGCCCTAGATCCCAGATTGCATTGA
- a CDS encoding YciI family protein yields MFMHYSLLFYQSPEDFAARTDPRKREAFWGAFLPYMKALRDAGVVVAGAGLQPPDSATTLRLQGDKRLVQDGPYSEAKEQLGGFFVIDVPDLDTALEWAARYPGKVVEVRPNLPPVE; encoded by the coding sequence ATGTTCATGCACTACAGCCTGCTGTTCTATCAGAGTCCCGAGGACTTTGCCGCTCGAACGGACCCGCGCAAGCGGGAGGCGTTCTGGGGCGCATTCCTTCCGTACATGAAGGCGCTCAGGGATGCCGGCGTCGTAGTCGCCGGAGCCGGTCTACAGCCACCCGACTCTGCCACCACATTGAGGCTGCAGGGCGACAAGCGCCTGGTGCAGGATGGACCGTACTCTGAGGCCAAGGAGCAACTGGGCGGATTCTTTGTCATCGATGTGCCGGACCTCGACACCGCCCTCGAATGGGCGGCACGCTATCCCGGCAAAGTGGTCGAGGTGCGGCCCAATCTCCCACCCGTCGAGTGA
- a CDS encoding DUF6596 domain-containing protein has product MERAASDSYRRLVAFLAARSHDVAAAEDALADAFLAALETWPRTGVPHKPEAWLLTAARRRLIDGSRHARVEAGALPALLAAADDAHAAAGADTVFPDERLKLLFICAHPAIDAAVRTPLMLQTVLGLDAARIASAFLVKPATMGQRLSRAKAKIRDAGIRFELPDTLDLPPRLDAVLEAIYAAYGAGWDDLAGADPRRRGLASEAIELGRLLRHLMPGEPEVQGLLALMLHCEARREARRTEAGAYVPLSEQDTTRWSRPMIEEAEQLLAEAAQAGRPGRFQLEAAIQSVHALRAGTGVTDWEAVALLYEGVVRAAPTIGALVGRAAAVGEGGDAVKAWALLDAIPAEAVERYQPYWALAAHLLTRLERRGEAAAAYDRAIGLCEDPATREYLAQRRRSP; this is encoded by the coding sequence ATAGAGCGGGCGGCGTCTGATTCGTACCGCCGTCTCGTCGCCTTTCTCGCGGCGCGGTCACATGATGTGGCGGCGGCGGAGGACGCGCTTGCGGATGCGTTCCTGGCCGCGCTGGAGACGTGGCCGCGCACGGGGGTGCCGCACAAGCCTGAAGCGTGGCTGCTCACGGCGGCCCGCCGGCGGCTGATCGACGGATCCCGCCATGCGCGCGTGGAAGCGGGAGCGCTGCCCGCCCTACTCGCGGCGGCGGACGACGCGCACGCGGCAGCGGGCGCCGACACCGTATTCCCGGACGAGCGGCTCAAATTGCTGTTCATCTGCGCCCATCCCGCGATCGACGCGGCCGTGCGCACGCCGCTCATGCTTCAGACAGTCCTGGGGCTCGACGCGGCACGTATCGCGTCCGCGTTTCTCGTCAAACCGGCGACGATGGGGCAGCGCCTCAGCCGCGCAAAGGCCAAGATCCGCGACGCGGGCATCCGATTTGAACTCCCCGATACTCTGGACTTGCCGCCGCGCCTCGACGCCGTGTTGGAAGCGATCTACGCCGCCTATGGCGCCGGCTGGGACGATCTGGCGGGAGCCGATCCGCGCCGAAGGGGGCTCGCCTCGGAGGCGATCGAACTCGGACGGCTCCTCCGGCACCTGATGCCGGGTGAACCGGAAGTACAGGGCCTCCTGGCGCTCATGCTGCACTGCGAGGCGCGCCGCGAAGCACGGCGCACCGAGGCCGGCGCCTACGTCCCACTGTCGGAGCAGGACACGACGCGCTGGTCCCGGCCGATGATCGAAGAGGCGGAGCAGCTGCTCGCAGAGGCCGCGCAGGCGGGCCGGCCGGGACGCTTTCAACTCGAGGCGGCGATTCAGTCGGTGCACGCGCTGCGCGCGGGAACGGGCGTGACCGACTGGGAGGCCGTTGCCCTGCTGTACGAAGGCGTGGTGCGCGCAGCGCCTACGATCGGAGCGCTCGTCGGGCGCGCCGCGGCGGTTGGCGAGGGCGGCGATGCGGTGAAAGCATGGGCTCTACTGGACGCGATCCCTGCCGAGGCGGTCGAACGGTACCAGCCCTACTGGGCGCTTGCGGCGCATCTCCTCACGCGCCTCGAGCGGCGGGGCGAGGCCGCCGCGGCGTACGACCGCGCCATTGGCTTGTGCGAGGATCCCGCCACGCGCGAATACCTGGCGCAGCGGCGACGATCGCCCTAA
- a CDS encoding LLM class flavin-dependent oxidoreductase, which produces MRFAIAIPQFVADGTFNPSGLRAYLARAETLGFDSAWTQEQVLGTMPNLGPIETMTYAAACTERLRLGCAVFVTPLHSPVHLAKSLSTVDQISRGRLEVGVGTGGRGRMFSAFAVDPDTLVTRFVEGLQLMKALWTEPRVTFNGRFWQLDGAAMEPKPFQKPYPPIWFGGSHPAAVRRAVRHGDGFFGAGSQTTGRFAEQVRVLRDALAESGRSAAGFRIAKRVYLAVDDDAARARQRIGAALNKLYGYFGLRDLEAVGVFGPPEACVKGLRAVADAGAEMILLNPLFDEAEQMERLAAEVVPQLS; this is translated from the coding sequence ATGCGATTTGCGATCGCCATTCCCCAGTTCGTCGCCGACGGGACGTTCAATCCTTCCGGTCTCCGCGCCTACCTGGCACGGGCCGAAACGCTCGGGTTCGACAGCGCCTGGACGCAGGAGCAGGTGCTGGGCACGATGCCCAACCTGGGACCGATCGAGACCATGACGTATGCGGCGGCGTGCACGGAACGGCTGCGTCTGGGCTGCGCGGTGTTCGTCACCCCTCTGCACAGCCCGGTCCATCTGGCCAAGAGCCTCAGCACAGTTGACCAGATCAGCCGGGGCCGTCTCGAGGTGGGCGTCGGCACCGGAGGGCGGGGTAGAATGTTCTCCGCGTTCGCGGTCGATCCCGATACACTGGTCACGCGGTTCGTCGAGGGACTGCAGCTGATGAAGGCGCTGTGGACAGAACCTCGGGTCACGTTCAACGGCCGATTCTGGCAGCTCGACGGCGCGGCCATGGAGCCCAAGCCGTTTCAGAAGCCGTACCCACCGATCTGGTTCGGCGGCAGCCACCCGGCCGCGGTCCGGCGTGCCGTCCGGCACGGCGATGGCTTCTTCGGCGCCGGGTCGCAGACAACCGGCCGGTTCGCTGAGCAGGTACGGGTTCTGCGAGACGCGCTCGCGGAGAGTGGACGGTCTGCCGCCGGGTTCCGAATCGCCAAGCGCGTCTACCTCGCCGTGGACGATGACGCCGCGCGCGCCCGGCAGCGGATCGGTGCCGCGTTGAACAAACTCTACGGGTACTTTGGATTACGAGACCTCGAGGCCGTCGGTGTCTTCGGTCCGCCGGAAGCGTGCGTGAAGGGCCTGCGCGCGGTGGCCGACGCGGGCGCCGAGATGATCCTGCTCAATCCGCTCTTCGATGAAGCCGAGCAGATGGAGCGCCTGGCCGCTGAGGTCGTACCCCAGCTGTCCTAG